In the Gorilla gorilla gorilla isolate KB3781 chromosome 10, NHGRI_mGorGor1-v2.1_pri, whole genome shotgun sequence genome, one interval contains:
- the H4C16 gene encoding histone H4 isoform X4: MLRLRRPGETRDTLRFPLSQLRKVAYAKRMASCSATWRRAWSWQAGSGGHAGMKGQITCRSPSCRESPAPSSVMPITNNPIAAGRKAPLFLFADVSFLSTFSYSIKTSSL, from the exons ATGCTGAGATTAAGGCGGCCGGGCGAAACTCGCGACACCCTGCGATTCCCGCTTAGCCAGCTGCGTAAAGTTGCCTACGCCAAGCGGATGGCGTCCTGCTCGGCCACCTGGCGGCGGGCGTGGAGTTGGCAGGCAGGCAGTGGGGGTCACGCCGGCATGAAAGGCCAGATCACCTGCAGGTCGCCAAGTTGCCGGGAATCCCCCGCTCCGAGCAGTGTCATGCCCATCACAAATAACCCTATCGCAGCCGGGAG GAAGGCTCCCCTGTTCCTTTTTGCTGACGTGTCATTTCTAAGTACTTTCTCCTACTCCATAAAGACTTCAA
- the H4C16 gene encoding histone H4 isoform X2, which yields MSGRGKGGKGLGKGGAKRHRKVLRDNIQGITKPAIRRLARRGGVKRISGLIYEETRGVLKVFLENVIRDAVTYTEHAKRKTVTAMDVVYALKRQGRTLYGFGG from the coding sequence ATGTCTGGGCGAGGTAAAGGTGGCAAGGGGCTGGGAAAAGGAGGCGCCAAGCGCCACCGGAAGGTGCTGCGGGACAACATCCAAGGCATTACAAAGCCGGCGATTCGCCGTCTCGCCCGACGTGGGGGCGTCAAGCGCATTTCTGGTCTCATCTACGAGGAGACCCGGGGAGTCCTCAAAGTCTTCCTGGAGAACGTGATCCGTGACGCGGTGACTTACACGGAGCACGCCAAGCGCAAGACCGTCACGGCCATGGATGTGGTGTACGCGCTGAAACGCCAGGGTCGCACCCTTTATGGTTTCGGCGGTTGA
- the H4C16 gene encoding histone H4 isoform X3, which yields MLRLRRPGETRDTLRFPLSQLRKVAYAKRMASCSATWRRAWSWQAGSGGHAGMKGQITCRSPSCRESPAPSSVMPITNNPIAAGRKAPLFLFADVSFLSTFSYSIKTSRKHPPSPVSVIL from the exons ATGCTGAGATTAAGGCGGCCGGGCGAAACTCGCGACACCCTGCGATTCCCGCTTAGCCAGCTGCGTAAAGTTGCCTACGCCAAGCGGATGGCGTCCTGCTCGGCCACCTGGCGGCGGGCGTGGAGTTGGCAGGCAGGCAGTGGGGGTCACGCCGGCATGAAAGGCCAGATCACCTGCAGGTCGCCAAGTTGCCGGGAATCCCCCGCTCCGAGCAGTGTCATGCCCATCACAAATAACCCTATCGCAGCCGGGAG GAAGGCTCCCCTGTTCCTTTTTGCTGACGTGTCATTTCTAAGTACTTTCTCCTACTCCATAAAGACTTCAA